One segment of Fuscovulum ytuae DNA contains the following:
- a CDS encoding IS110 family transposase produces the protein MSDVIVTVGLDLAKNVFQVHGVDADGRVCVRRKLRRAEVLAFFGELSPCLVRMEACASSHFWVREIAGLGHEVKLMPLAYVKPYVKRGKTDASDAEAICEAVTRPTMRFVAVKSEEQQAVLMLHKTRELLVRQRTMQTNALRAHLAELGIVAAQGVDGLSSLKAHFHRVIGSLPGHAVGALQALLRMADGLVEEIERLESRILDWHRTNDASHRLATIPGVGPIIASAIAANVPDASLFKTARQFAAWLGLTPRANSSGGKERQMGISKQGDAYIRRLLVSGASAVMRFTRQGDPGKAWLAGIKERKRPKVAAVAQANKTARIAWAILRRNEVFVARSA, from the coding sequence ATGTCTGATGTGATCGTGACGGTCGGGCTCGACCTTGCGAAGAATGTGTTTCAGGTCCACGGCGTCGATGCTGACGGTAGAGTTTGTGTTCGCCGCAAGCTGCGGCGTGCCGAGGTTCTGGCATTCTTTGGCGAACTATCACCATGTCTTGTCAGGATGGAGGCTTGCGCATCGTCGCATTTCTGGGTGCGCGAGATTGCGGGGCTCGGTCACGAGGTGAAGCTGATGCCTCTGGCTTACGTCAAGCCATACGTCAAACGGGGGAAGACCGACGCCTCGGATGCAGAAGCCATTTGCGAGGCCGTGACGCGACCGACCATGCGATTTGTGGCGGTGAAGAGCGAGGAACAACAAGCGGTACTGATGTTGCACAAAACGCGGGAACTTCTTGTCAGGCAGAGGACGATGCAGACCAATGCACTCAGGGCCCATCTCGCGGAATTGGGCATCGTTGCAGCCCAAGGCGTCGACGGGCTGAGCAGCTTAAAGGCGCACTTCCATCGGGTGATCGGATCGCTGCCGGGACATGCCGTAGGGGCTCTTCAAGCCTTGCTCCGAATGGCAGATGGGCTTGTCGAAGAGATCGAAAGGCTTGAGAGCCGTATCTTGGATTGGCACCGAACCAACGATGCCAGCCATCGGCTTGCTACTATCCCGGGCGTTGGCCCGATCATAGCCAGCGCCATCGCGGCCAATGTGCCAGATGCGAGCCTCTTCAAGACTGCCAGACAGTTCGCGGCGTGGCTGGGGCTGACGCCGAGGGCCAATTCCAGCGGCGGTAAGGAGAGGCAGATGGGCATCAGCAAACAGGGCGATGCCTATATCCGCCGACTGCTCGTCTCAGGTGCGAGTGCCGTAATGCGCTTCACGCGTCAGGGCGATCCCGGCAAAGCATGGCTGGCGGGGATAAAGGAGCGTAAGCGGCCCAAGGTCGCTGCGGTCGCTCAGGCGAATAAAACCGCGCGCATCGCTTGGGCAATTTTGCGAAGAAACGAAGTATTCGTAGCTCGATCCGCCTGA
- a CDS encoding cytidylyltransferase domain-containing protein, protein MIRFCSICARGGSKGVPGKNIRDLHGQPLIAYSIAQARKSGLFDLIYVSSDDEDILSVAARFGADEVIRRPDELANDHAPKIPAIRHAMIEAEGRFGRECDIVVDLDATSPLRSVDDIVASVNSLVVSGASNLFSVTPSRKSPYFNMVELGEGGVPHLSKTLGQQVVRRQDSPKCFDINGSVYVWTRKALLENDLLFLENTQVHVMPEERSVDIDTQLDFLIVERLMSLPQAG, encoded by the coding sequence ATGATCAGGTTTTGTTCCATCTGCGCGAGAGGCGGGTCCAAAGGAGTGCCGGGGAAAAACATCCGGGACCTGCATGGTCAGCCACTGATCGCGTATTCCATCGCACAGGCAAGGAAAAGCGGCCTCTTTGATCTTATTTATGTCAGCAGCGATGATGAGGATATTCTATCCGTCGCGGCGCGGTTTGGAGCGGATGAGGTGATCCGTCGCCCGGATGAATTGGCAAATGACCACGCCCCGAAAATACCTGCAATCCGACATGCGATGATCGAGGCTGAAGGCCGGTTTGGAAGGGAGTGTGACATTGTTGTCGACCTTGATGCGACATCTCCGTTGAGGTCCGTTGATGATATCGTTGCATCGGTGAACAGTCTTGTTGTGTCGGGGGCGTCCAACTTGTTTTCCGTGACACCGTCTCGAAAATCACCCTATTTCAACATGGTCGAATTAGGTGAAGGCGGGGTGCCCCACCTTTCCAAGACACTCGGCCAGCAGGTTGTGCGGCGACAGGATTCCCCGAAATGCTTTGACATAAACGGGTCAGTCTATGTTTGGACGCGCAAGGCTCTTCTGGAAAACGACCTGCTTTTTCTGGAAAACACCCAAGTGCATGTGATGCCGGAAGAGCGATCTGTCGACATCGACACGCAGCTTGATTTCCTGATTGTCGAACGGCTTATGTCGCTTCCTCAGGCGGGGTGA
- a CDS encoding lipid II flippase MurJ: MKSVLFASALVSFVLLLGRLSGFVRETLLAASFGPTAMADAAIVLLTLPDLMVGLLLAGGFNAVLIPAIKQAEGDARIALVHRTALLIGLGFLVLAGVLASVPQFAMGLLAPTLEEGTLPQLDLAFRLSLIALPIVGVIGVAAAYLNSIGRFAVPSLSVLLFNVTLCFYLLGQHRPAHGLVGFALAILLASMLRFGLHLAFMGPVLRMSRFKAQAHVITPLRFDFAKRFFLGVLGLGITVAAPVVFRTLSAATGEGNLALFSFALKLFELPSAILIAPVVIVMIPKLAAMTAAAQASQFEDALLTAIHAGVALALSAACVAYVFALPVAQSVYGYGAMGEADVEQVAQVTAILMLGLPGLCVVQLGAAALSAKGRVDLVAIWAIMLLCLCGIGAFVVQRWSASNYLALAAIGLSTYNSMLAVTYLSCLFGWRIPSALRLWTLIWLIVRCGGVIIPFGLILTYLGDRIGHWGGVGLALVAGVVLLVVNLGPLRALRRLQIDSE, translated from the coding sequence ATGAAATCGGTTCTTTTTGCCTCGGCTCTGGTCAGTTTTGTCCTTCTGCTCGGCCGTCTGTCCGGTTTTGTGCGCGAAACACTACTTGCGGCGAGCTTTGGCCCGACAGCGATGGCGGATGCAGCAATCGTGCTGCTGACTTTGCCGGATCTTATGGTGGGCTTGCTGTTGGCGGGCGGTTTCAATGCTGTCCTGATCCCGGCGATCAAGCAAGCCGAAGGCGATGCGCGGATTGCGCTGGTCCATCGTACAGCATTGTTAATCGGTCTTGGTTTTCTGGTGCTGGCTGGTGTGCTTGCGTCGGTTCCGCAATTCGCGATGGGCCTGTTGGCGCCCACCTTGGAAGAGGGGACATTGCCGCAACTGGACCTTGCCTTCCGGCTGAGCCTGATTGCTTTGCCCATCGTGGGGGTGATCGGCGTGGCAGCGGCCTATTTGAATTCGATCGGGCGGTTTGCTGTGCCAAGCCTTTCGGTTCTTCTCTTCAACGTAACGCTTTGCTTTTATCTTCTGGGGCAACATCGGCCTGCCCATGGGCTCGTGGGATTTGCCTTGGCCATCCTTCTGGCGTCAATGCTGCGGTTCGGACTGCATCTGGCATTCATGGGGCCCGTCTTGCGCATGTCGCGTTTCAAGGCCCAAGCGCACGTGATCACGCCTTTGAGATTCGATTTTGCGAAACGGTTTTTCCTTGGGGTTTTGGGCCTTGGCATCACGGTCGCAGCACCCGTGGTTTTTCGCACGCTTTCTGCGGCGACTGGTGAAGGCAATCTCGCCCTTTTTAGTTTTGCGCTGAAGCTTTTTGAATTGCCTTCCGCAATCTTGATTGCACCGGTTGTGATAGTGATGATCCCGAAACTTGCTGCCATGACCGCCGCAGCGCAGGCATCGCAGTTTGAAGATGCGCTTCTGACTGCCATCCATGCGGGGGTGGCACTGGCGCTTTCTGCGGCCTGCGTTGCATACGTCTTTGCCCTACCCGTTGCGCAATCCGTCTATGGCTATGGTGCGATGGGCGAGGCGGACGTGGAACAGGTTGCTCAGGTGACTGCCATTCTGATGCTGGGCCTGCCGGGACTGTGCGTGGTTCAGCTGGGCGCGGCGGCATTGAGTGCAAAGGGGCGGGTTGATCTGGTGGCGATTTGGGCGATCATGCTTTTGTGTCTATGTGGTATAGGGGCCTTTGTCGTACAGCGCTGGTCGGCTTCCAACTACCTTGCCTTAGCTGCAATTGGTCTTTCGACCTACAATTCCATGCTGGCAGTCACCTATCTTTCTTGTCTGTTCGGATGGCGCATACCTTCAGCCCTGCGGCTTTGGACGCTGATTTGGCTGATCGTGCGATGTGGGGGCGTGATCATTCCATTCGGCTTGATCCTGACTTATCTCGGCGACCGGATCGGGCATTGGGGAGGTGTCGGCTTGGCCTTGGTTGCAGGTGTTGTGCTACTGGTCGTCAATCTTGGGCCATTGCGGGCCTTAAGGCGGTTGCAGATCGATAGCGAATGA
- the hisH gene encoding imidazole glycerol phosphate synthase subunit HisH: MSSKCVVIDYGSGNVFSVMHALLSLWVEADLSSDPDRILAADRVVLPGVGAFRRTAERLRGLGFDETTSAFITTGRPFLGICVGMQLLMEEGHDFGTRSGLGIFPGTVDKVDITEEDGCRLRVPLISWYLMTPLPGQDASVFRGTPLEGAPDGDAHYFVHSFAVRPADPVAVLATVSQAEQPVPAAIRKDNVFGVQFHPERSGEAGLALLDRFLKL; this comes from the coding sequence GTGAGTTCGAAATGTGTCGTCATCGATTACGGAAGCGGAAACGTCTTCTCAGTCATGCATGCCCTACTCAGCCTCTGGGTCGAGGCCGATCTCAGCAGTGACCCGGACCGCATCCTGGCCGCCGACCGCGTGGTCCTGCCGGGCGTCGGCGCCTTCAGGCGCACCGCCGAGCGACTGCGCGGCCTCGGGTTCGACGAGACGACCAGCGCCTTCATCACCACCGGGCGGCCTTTCCTGGGGATCTGCGTCGGCATGCAGCTGCTGATGGAGGAGGGGCACGACTTCGGCACCCGTTCCGGGCTGGGCATCTTCCCCGGCACGGTCGACAAGGTCGACATCACCGAAGAGGACGGGTGCCGGCTGCGCGTGCCGCTGATCAGCTGGTACCTGATGACCCCACTACCGGGGCAGGACGCGAGCGTCTTCCGCGGCACGCCGCTGGAGGGAGCGCCTGACGGCGACGCCCATTACTTCGTCCATTCCTTCGCGGTGCGTCCCGCCGATCCAGTCGCGGTGCTGGCGACGGTCAGCCAGGCCGAGCAACCTGTGCCCGCCGCGATCCGCAAGGACAACGTCTTCGGTGTGCAGTTCCACCCCGAGCGCAGCGGCGAGGCCGGGCTAGCCCTGCTCGACCGTTTTTTGAAACTCTAA
- a CDS encoding NeuD/PglB/VioB family sugar acetyltransferase, with product MLAGVSSPICLFGAGGHGRGIAAQVARVTGRMPIFADESLPIGTAVAGTTVSFVKLDDIGAHPLIVTVGSAAHRRAIQERAYKHGLTVTHFIADVDRFFGNPPGRGSVVLSGAVVNAETQIAEGVIINNGAIVEHGCKIGDYCHIAPGAVIAGDVEIDSDVWVGANATVLQGLRICAHVTIGAGAVVTKSISRPGVYVGQPARRMEPTVI from the coding sequence ATGCTGGCAGGTGTTTCCTCTCCGATCTGTCTCTTTGGCGCAGGTGGCCATGGGCGGGGTATCGCTGCGCAGGTCGCCCGCGTGACAGGGCGCATGCCGATCTTCGCCGATGAGTCGCTTCCCATCGGCACAGCGGTGGCCGGAACAACGGTCAGCTTTGTCAAACTTGACGATATCGGTGCGCATCCCTTGATCGTGACTGTCGGGTCCGCTGCCCACCGGCGGGCCATACAGGAACGCGCATACAAACACGGCTTAACAGTGACACACTTCATTGCGGACGTTGATCGCTTCTTCGGTAATCCACCGGGGCGGGGAAGTGTTGTCCTCTCGGGTGCAGTAGTGAATGCGGAAACCCAAATTGCGGAAGGCGTTATCATCAATAACGGGGCCATTGTTGAACATGGCTGCAAGATTGGCGACTACTGCCATATTGCACCGGGGGCCGTTATCGCGGGCGATGTTGAAATAGACTCTGATGTCTGGGTCGGCGCGAATGCAACCGTCCTGCAGGGCCTGCGTATCTGCGCGCATGTCACGATCGGGGCTGGTGCCGTGGTGACCAAATCGATAAGCCGTCCGGGTGTTTATGTCGGCCAGCCTGCGCGCCGGATGGAACCGACAGTGATATGA
- the hisH gene encoding imidazole glycerol phosphate synthase subunit HisH gives MASKSCVIIDYGIGNVFSVSQALAHLDASVTLTSDPAAIRAADRVILPGVGAFGRAVDTLRAIHMDEVIFDFINTGRPFLGICVGMQVMMEHGLEFGTHQGLGLFKGTVEQIDLKDSDNKPLRVPLIGWNSVRQTAPGRWQDTPFATVSEGSDFYFVHSYAAKVTDPLDVAAIAHAGAGVITAAVQRDNITGVQFHPERSADAGRAFLSGFLAQ, from the coding sequence ATGGCCTCCAAATCCTGCGTCATCATCGACTACGGTATCGGAAATGTCTTTTCCGTGTCGCAGGCGCTTGCGCATCTGGATGCTTCGGTCACCCTGACATCGGATCCTGCTGCCATCCGCGCCGCTGATCGCGTGATCCTTCCGGGCGTCGGTGCCTTTGGTCGTGCGGTAGATACCTTGCGGGCCATCCATATGGATGAGGTCATCTTTGACTTCATCAATACGGGCCGACCTTTCCTTGGAATCTGTGTTGGCATGCAGGTGATGATGGAACACGGCCTCGAATTCGGCACGCATCAGGGGCTTGGACTTTTCAAGGGTACAGTCGAACAGATCGACCTGAAGGACAGCGACAACAAACCGCTTCGCGTGCCACTGATCGGCTGGAATTCGGTCCGCCAGACCGCGCCGGGACGTTGGCAGGACACACCTTTCGCAACTGTGTCGGAAGGGTCGGATTTCTATTTCGTCCACAGCTATGCCGCCAAGGTGACAGATCCGCTGGACGTGGCCGCAATCGCACATGCCGGGGCAGGGGTGATCACTGCAGCGGTTCAGCGCGACAATATCACGGGGGTCCAGTTCCACCCAGAACGGTCGGCCGATGCCGGGCGGGCCTTCCTTTCCGGCTTCCTCGCGCAATGA
- the hisF gene encoding imidazole glycerol phosphate synthase subunit HisF yields MVGRFVSALIVSDRGAQMKRSFRLIPRLDVKMEWLIKGVQMEGWRKVGDPAAYAAEYAVAGADELLFMDVVASLYERNSLHDILRNVASSVFIPMTVGGGIRTVEDVSDMLACGADKVAINTAATRNPDLITEVANRFGSQATVVSIEAVKHSGTWMAMTDNGRNHTGRDAVKWAKEAAEKGAGEIIITSVNQDGLGTGYDIELVKLITEQVRVPVVCGGGLGTTEHLRDLVMQTDASAASIAQALHWKKLQLDDLRSTLEDTGCFVRKLT; encoded by the coding sequence ATGGTTGGTCGCTTCGTCAGCGCATTGATCGTCTCTGATAGGGGCGCTCAGATGAAAAGAAGTTTCCGTTTGATTCCACGCCTAGATGTAAAGATGGAGTGGTTGATCAAAGGCGTCCAAATGGAAGGTTGGCGCAAGGTCGGTGATCCTGCTGCATATGCTGCCGAATATGCGGTCGCCGGGGCCGACGAACTTTTATTCATGGATGTTGTGGCCAGCTTATATGAGCGCAACAGCCTGCACGATATACTCCGCAATGTTGCATCGTCGGTCTTCATCCCTATGACAGTCGGCGGAGGCATCCGTACGGTCGAAGATGTTAGCGACATGTTGGCGTGTGGGGCAGATAAGGTGGCAATCAACACAGCCGCAACCCGCAACCCTGACCTCATCACAGAGGTTGCGAATCGGTTCGGCTCTCAGGCAACCGTGGTGTCGATTGAGGCGGTCAAGCATTCAGGCACTTGGATGGCGATGACCGATAATGGCCGTAATCACACCGGGCGCGATGCCGTGAAATGGGCAAAAGAAGCGGCAGAAAAGGGCGCGGGTGAAATCATCATCACCTCGGTTAATCAGGATGGACTTGGAACCGGTTACGACATCGAACTCGTCAAGTTAATCACCGAACAGGTGCGGGTCCCTGTGGTCTGTGGCGGCGGGCTCGGCACCACCGAGCATCTACGTGACCTTGTCATGCAGACCGATGCGTCGGCGGCTTCCATAGCGCAGGCCCTGCATTGGAAAAAGCTGCAATTGGACGACCTTCGCAGCACCCTTGAGGATACCGGCTGCTTCGTCCGTAAGCTGACCTGA
- a CDS encoding IS3 family transposase (programmed frameshift), whose amino-acid sequence MTRRKFSREFKIEAVRLVTDRGVAVAQAARDLDVAESVLRRWMRELTATPATAFPGNGQMRADLAEIAALKKEVARLRAERDILKKAGSFFRARGDMRFAFIAKHRHIWPVSWLCEVLEVSQSGFHAWLNRPTSAREIHDEKLVTAIETSFKASDRTYGARRVWRDVLEEGLACGLHRIERLMRINALRARPRRRGKPKDDGERSVIADNILDRDFQADRANQKWLADFTYIWTAEGWLYVAVVLDLFSRRVVGWSMKAERDASLVMDALMMAVWRRGKADALLHHSDQGSQYTSEQFQRLLADNGITCSMSRAGNVWDNSAMESFFSSLKTERVARKVYRTRNEARADVFDYIERFYNPRRRHSKLGYLSPMEFEARAMLA is encoded by the exons ATGACGAGACGGAAGTTCAGCCGTGAGTTCAAGATCGAGGCCGTTAGGCTGGTGACGGATCGGGGCGTTGCGGTGGCGCAGGCCGCCCGTGACCTGGATGTGGCCGAGAGCGTTCTTCGCCGCTGGATGCGGGAACTGACCGCGACACCGGCGACGGCGTTTCCCGGGAACGGGCAGATGCGGGCCGATCTGGCTGAGATTGCAGCCCTGAAGAAAGAGGTCGCACGTCTTCGTGCGGAGCGTGACATCCTGAAGAAAGCGG GCAGCTTTTTTCGCGCGCGAGGCGACATGAGGTTCGCCTTCATCGCCAAGCATCGCCATATCTGGCCCGTCAGCTGGCTGTGCGAAGTGCTGGAGGTCTCGCAGTCGGGCTTCCACGCCTGGCTCAATCGCCCGACCAGCGCCCGAGAGATCCACGACGAGAAGCTCGTCACGGCGATCGAGACGAGCTTCAAAGCCAGCGACCGGACCTATGGCGCGCGTCGCGTCTGGCGGGATGTCCTTGAAGAGGGGCTTGCCTGTGGCCTGCACCGGATCGAACGGCTGATGCGGATCAATGCCTTGCGGGCGCGGCCCAGACGCCGTGGAAAGCCGAAGGACGATGGGGAAAGGTCGGTCATCGCCGACAACATCCTCGACCGGGACTTCCAGGCCGACCGGGCGAACCAGAAGTGGTTAGCCGACTTCACCTATATCTGGACAGCTGAGGGCTGGCTCTACGTCGCGGTCGTGCTAGACCTGTTCTCGCGCCGCGTGGTCGGTTGGTCCATGAAGGCCGAACGGGATGCATCTCTGGTCATGGATGCGCTTATGATGGCCGTCTGGCGACGTGGCAAAGCCGACGCGCTGCTTCATCACTCGGACCAGGGATCGCAATACACAAGCGAGCAGTTTCAAAGGCTTCTGGCCGACAACGGTATCACCTGCTCGATGAGCCGCGCGGGCAACGTCTGGGACAATTCCGCGATGGAGAGCTTCTTTTCCTCGCTGAAGACCGAACGGGTGGCACGGAAGGTCTACCGCACCCGCAACGAAGCCCGTGCCGATGTCTTCGACTACATCGAGCGCTTCTACAACCCGCGCAGGCGGCATTCGAAACTCGGCTACCTCAGCCCCATGGAGTTCGAGGCCCGCGCTATGCTAGCTTAA
- a CDS encoding sulfotransferase, protein MLSGVYRSGTTFLTAVINSIPNVAAASSTVKYLRFCLPHHHGLDDPAALSRLLDEIAARIGTRWSLTLDIPAVLAALEGRPKTHAAVYDAVMGSLLLTEGASRWAEKLAMQWRDIPLFLEMFPDGQAIHIFRDPRDVTASYKKMTYEPWPAFLDAGLNCKAAMIELPRMQARYGAERLMILRAEDLARDLAGEMVRICDFLGEPFSPDLARVEGFGDIKGEDWRTNSSFDEEGRNYAEAAPRWAGMLSPEELFLVEMICQPEMAGLGYAGSGQDVSGLNGAALGALLADPWIAGRIGTYLATGLPEQGYRSDPYRTEMDIVFGTSRT, encoded by the coding sequence ATGCTGTCGGGTGTCTATCGCAGCGGCACGACCTTTCTGACGGCGGTGATCAACAGCATCCCCAATGTGGCTGCAGCCTCGTCAACGGTCAAATACCTGCGCTTCTGCCTGCCACATCACCACGGGCTGGACGATCCCGCGGCGCTGTCGCGCCTGCTGGACGAGATCGCGGCGCGGATCGGCACGCGCTGGTCGCTGACGCTGGACATCCCGGCGGTCCTCGCCGCGCTGGAGGGGCGACCGAAAACCCATGCTGCGGTCTATGACGCGGTGATGGGGTCGCTTCTGCTGACGGAGGGGGCCTCCCGCTGGGCGGAAAAGCTGGCGATGCAATGGCGCGACATCCCGCTTTTTCTCGAGATGTTCCCCGATGGCCAGGCGATCCACATATTCCGCGATCCGCGCGACGTGACCGCTTCGTACAAGAAGATGACCTACGAACCCTGGCCCGCCTTCCTCGATGCCGGACTGAACTGCAAGGCGGCGATGATCGAGCTGCCGCGGATGCAGGCGCGCTATGGCGCGGAGCGGCTGATGATCCTGCGCGCCGAGGATCTGGCGCGGGACCTGGCGGGCGAGATGGTGCGGATCTGCGACTTTCTGGGCGAGCCCTTCAGCCCCGACCTGGCTCGGGTCGAGGGGTTCGGCGACATCAAGGGCGAGGATTGGCGCACCAACTCGTCCTTCGACGAGGAGGGCCGCAACTATGCCGAGGCCGCGCCCCGCTGGGCCGGGATGCTGTCGCCTGAAGAGCTTTTCCTAGTCGAGATGATCTGCCAGCCCGAGATGGCCGGCCTCGGCTATGCCGGCAGCGGCCAGGATGTCTCGGGGCTCAACGGTGCCGCCCTGGGGGCGCTCCTGGCCGATCCCTGGATTGCCGGGCGGATCGGCACATATCTGGCCACCGGCCTGCCCGAGCAGGGCTATCGCAGCGATCCCTACCGCACCGAGATGGACATCGTCTTCGGGACCAGCCGGACGTGA
- a CDS encoding class I SAM-dependent methyltransferase, whose protein sequence is MTGIEDPRAAYWNETYRKYWQERVAEAGAGAESQVQKGDARTEGDWVYERVFAAHPFRPGRVLDVGCAWGRMFPIYRDHGLAVSGVDISQAMIEAAREGHAGREGIETLEVATAETLPFADASFDNLVCIAVFDATYQHLAAAEFLRVLRPGGRLYLTGKNDRYAADDALALAAEKGARGKGHPNYFTDVPAMRAALAGAGCREVATYGFARRGDFAAFHHSTTLDAPFYEWFLVLEGPEVLHKPDFAPFSSDHSRTFRDLEARS, encoded by the coding sequence ATGACCGGGATCGAAGACCCCCGCGCCGCCTACTGGAACGAGACCTACCGCAAATACTGGCAGGAACGTGTGGCCGAAGCCGGGGCCGGGGCGGAATCGCAGGTTCAGAAGGGCGATGCGCGCACCGAGGGCGACTGGGTCTATGAGCGGGTCTTTGCGGCGCATCCCTTCCGGCCGGGTCGGGTTCTGGATGTGGGCTGTGCCTGGGGGCGGATGTTCCCGATCTACCGCGATCACGGGCTGGCAGTGTCGGGCGTGGACATATCTCAGGCGATGATCGAGGCCGCGCGCGAGGGCCATGCCGGGCGCGAGGGCATCGAGACGCTGGAAGTGGCCACCGCCGAGACGCTGCCCTTTGCCGATGCCAGCTTTGACAACCTCGTCTGCATTGCGGTCTTCGACGCCACCTACCAGCACTTGGCGGCGGCCGAATTCCTGCGCGTGCTCCGGCCCGGCGGACGGCTTTACCTTACCGGCAAGAACGACCGCTACGCCGCCGATGACGCCCTGGCGCTGGCCGCCGAGAAGGGCGCGCGCGGCAAGGGCCATCCGAACTATTTCACCGATGTCCCGGCGATGCGCGCAGCGCTGGCCGGTGCCGGCTGCCGCGAGGTGGCCACCTACGGTTTCGCCCGGCGAGGTGATTTCGCCGCATTTCACCATTCGACCACGCTCGATGCGCCCTTCTACGAATGGTTCCTGGTCCTTGAGGGGCCCGAGGTGCTGCACAAGCCTGACTTCGCGCCCTTCTCCTCGGACCATTCCCGCACCTTCCGCGACCTAGAGGCCCGTTCATGA
- a CDS encoding N-acetyl sugar amidotransferase, with amino-acid sequence MSMFAPGANNPPRKYGLPATVAFCTCCGVSNQRPNSAVEFQHTADSEKKTINFDENGVCDACRTAARKAAEIDWDEREAKLVALCDRFRSRNGSYDCLVPGSGGKDSFYQSWVLKYKYGMNPLTVTWAPNIYTEWGRSNFDSWIHSGMDNYMMTASGRSKRLLTRLAVENIFHPFQPFIIGQKCFAPKMAIMFKIPLVFYGENEAEYGNPIEDNTDAQRSYDYFAASGDENMFLGGESVASLKENFGMTQADLSPYLPSDVAPLKELGAEVHYLGYYLKWHPQAAYYFAVENGGFKASPERTAGTYSKYNSIDDKIDDFHYYTTYIKFGIGRATYDASQEVRSGDLTRDEAVALIRRYDGEFPERWADEIFRYLSIDEKSFPKAHRMFEHPEMNRAYFEALSNKFRSPHLWQHDENGWSLRQRIDRL; translated from the coding sequence ATGTCGATGTTCGCACCGGGTGCAAACAATCCGCCGCGCAAATACGGCCTTCCCGCGACGGTAGCTTTCTGCACATGCTGTGGTGTGTCGAACCAGCGCCCGAACTCGGCCGTCGAATTCCAGCACACCGCCGACTCCGAAAAAAAGACGATCAACTTCGACGAGAACGGCGTTTGCGATGCCTGCCGCACTGCGGCCCGCAAGGCCGCGGAAATCGACTGGGACGAACGCGAGGCCAAACTGGTCGCCCTCTGCGACCGCTTTCGCAGCCGGAACGGGTCTTATGACTGCCTTGTTCCCGGATCAGGCGGAAAGGACAGCTTCTACCAGTCTTGGGTCCTGAAATACAAATACGGGATGAACCCGCTGACGGTCACTTGGGCACCGAACATCTATACCGAATGGGGTCGGTCGAACTTTGATTCCTGGATTCATTCCGGAATGGACAACTATATGATGACGGCGTCCGGCAGGTCGAAACGCCTGCTTACCCGTCTGGCGGTCGAAAACATCTTTCACCCATTCCAGCCGTTCATCATCGGGCAGAAGTGCTTTGCTCCTAAGATGGCCATCATGTTCAAGATCCCGCTGGTCTTCTATGGCGAGAATGAAGCTGAATACGGCAACCCGATTGAAGACAATACGGATGCCCAGCGATCATATGACTATTTCGCCGCCTCCGGTGATGAAAATATGTTCCTTGGCGGAGAAAGCGTGGCTAGCCTGAAAGAGAATTTCGGAATGACGCAGGCCGACCTCAGCCCCTATCTGCCGTCCGACGTCGCCCCGCTCAAGGAACTGGGGGCCGAAGTTCATTATCTTGGTTACTATCTGAAATGGCACCCACAGGCTGCCTATTACTTCGCGGTCGAAAATGGTGGCTTCAAGGCATCGCCGGAACGCACAGCAGGGACCTACTCCAAATATAACTCTATCGACGACAAGATCGACGACTTCCACTACTACACGACCTACATAAAGTTCGGCATTGGCCGAGCCACCTATGATGCCAGCCAAGAGGTACGGTCGGGCGATCTGACACGGGACGAGGCGGTAGCCCTGATCCGTCGTTATGACGGTGAATTCCCGGAACGCTGGGCTGACGAGATTTTCCGTTACCTCTCTATTGACGAGAAAAGTTTTCCCAAGGCCCATAGAATGTTCGAGCACCCGGAAATGAACCGGGCTTATTTCGAAGCATTGTCCAACAAATTCCGATCACCGCACCTTTGGCAGCATGACGAGAATGGTTGGTCGCTTCGTCAGCGCATTGATCGTCTCTGA